A single window of Lepeophtheirus salmonis chromosome 2, UVic_Lsal_1.4, whole genome shotgun sequence DNA harbors:
- the kkv gene encoding chitin synthase chs-2, translating to MHRDALYGRTGASDLYSKMSRSGMQDLRGGDDLDEFTDDEATPLTEPIYNGSQRSYMETKGWDVFRVLPPEQDSGSEALNQKCFNITIKVLKVITYILTFSVVLCGCVISKGVTLFMTSQIKPGKGLKYCNRELERDKEYMSEISLLERVAWTWCIFLAFVVPELGTMFRSVRICVFKSSRRCSFSDFMIIWIFESMHVAGLALFVFVVLPDLDVVKGAMITNCVAFIPSVLGLASRYSKESRRFLKVVMDFIAIGAQATGFFIWPLVEVSRGNTQAWTVPVSIFLISAGWWENYVDRRSPLGPVKELGRIKDRLKKNRYFTYSFISCWKIIFFFACMMLFLQLSGTNPTPLITHVYDAFQPHPINITQVHRNLVGGATLPDIPGAQLLDEIIETRADGKTPLIVLLIQIFASYFAYIFGKFACKICIQGFSFAFPVNLTVPVTISLLISACGIRNDDPCWFKGHIPEYLYFECPQGDFLNDFISNQHAWIWLIWLLSQTWITVHIWIPHCERLAPTEKIFVTPMYCSFLTDQSLCLNRRRDDEGEVKTEELELDRVGMEDNDISQYYETISIHTEGSNSNTTKTKTSDSITRIYACATMWHETKSEMMQMMKSLFRMDEDQSARRVAQKYLKVVDTDYYEFETHIFFDDAFEISDVCDDWMQVNQFVRMFVECVDEAGSYVHQTNIRLRPPKKIPTPYGGRLVYTLPGKTKMIVHMKDKMKIRHKKRWSQCMYMYYLLGHRLMELPISVDRKEILAENTYILTLDGDIDFQPPAVTLLVDLMKKNRNLGAACGRIHPVGSGPMAWYQIFEYAIGHWLQKATEHMIGCVMCSPGCFSLFRGKALMDDNVMRRYTTKSEEPRHYVQYDQGEDRWLCTLLLQRGYRVEYSAASDAYTHCPEGFNEFFNQRRRWVPSTIANIFDLLLDYKATVKINDNISLPYIWYQVMLMSGTIIGPGTIFLMLVGAFVAAFRISNWISFYYNLIPIVVYTVVCLTCKSKWQLALSGILSTFYALVMMAVIVGTALQLGEDGVGSPSAMFLISMCSSFLIAAFLHPQEFWCIVPGLIYLLCIPSMYLLLIIYSITNLNVVSWGTREVQAKKTKKELEAEKKMASVQQTKARKEGLWGMLINGNDGNQEEEGGIDFSIGNVLRLMMFTHKKDTQEREQLVRIADSLDVLNKRLDNIEGNMTESHGGHKGERRRKSSRLSGRGGTNSETLTGMSDNGDAVDLESQEDESRLSEPSEERDDLINPYWVEDRDMGRGEVDYLSGVEVQFWKDLIEKYLKPLDADSKKEALMAQGLKELRNKAVFFFAMFNALFVLIVFMLTLHKDVLHIDWPFGAKVEIYISEDDEQAIVGVEYLHLEPIGIVLVFFFFAIILIQFVAMLFHRFGTISHILASTDLSCCAKKEDVLSDEALIEKNAVAIVKQMQKLRGIDGEYESESNSSNRLAHRRTIHMLEKNRNKKRAIGTLDVAFKKRFFALSGGGAEPEGGKPSQTPILGHKLPMRRETLKALENCRDNVITERKQSKMQTLGANNPYNNTKDKHRPSTKLTGDTVGAIFSNGGVDNLGYDANATVNNTSSATDDDTSSTPRNSNKLRSSISWKDRGANAGLGGGIVSSDQNSTSAASKM from the exons ATGCATCGGGATGCTCTGTACGGG CGTACGGGAGCATCAGACCTATACTCTAAAATGTCTCGCTCTGGGATGCAGGACTTGAGAGGAGGTGATGATCTTGATGAATTTACGGATGATGAAGCCACTCCACTCACGGAACCTATCTATAATGGAAG CCAGCGCAGCTATATGGAGACCAAAGGATGGGATGTATTCCGTGTACTCCCTCCGGAGCAAGACTCTGGTTCTGAAGCGcttaatcaaaaatgtttcaacATTACTATTAAAGTGTTAAAGGTCATAACCTATATCCTCACTTTTTCTGTGGTTCTTTGTGGATGTGTCATATCAAAGGGAGTGACTCTGTTCATGACTTCCCAGATTAAGCCCGGCAAGGGTCTCAAGTACTGTAACCGAGAGTTGGAAAGAGACAAGGAGTATATGTCGGAGATTTCTTTGTTGGAAAGAGTTGCTTGGACTTGGTGTATTTTCTTGGCCTTTGTCGTTCCTGAGCTTGGTACAATGTTTCGATCTGTGAGAATATGTGTCTTTAAATCCTCTAGGAGATGTTCATTTTCGGATTTTATGATAATATGGATTTTCGAATCGATGCACGTTGCTGGATTAGCACTGTTTGTATTTGTTGTTTTGCCGGATTTAGATGTTGTGAAAGGGGCAATGATCACCAATTGCGTTGCGTTCATACCTTCTGTATTAG GACTTGCATCAAGATATAGCAAGGAGTCAAGACGATTTTTAAAGGTTGTTATGGATTTTATTGCAATTGGAGCTCAAGCAACTGGGTTTTTTATCTGGCCATTGGTTGAAGTTTCTCGTGGAAATACACAAGCCTGGACCGTACCTGtatcaatttttctaatatcTGCGGGTTGGTGGGAAAATTATGTGGATCGACGATCTCCTCTTGGACCTGTAAAAGAACTTGGACGCATCAAGGACCGCCTAAAGAAAAATCGATACTTTACATACTCATTCATTTCATgctggaaaataatatttttcttcgcTTGTATGATGCTTTTCTTACAATTGAGTGGAACCAATCCTACACCCCTGATCACCCATGTTTACGACGCCTTTCAACCTCATCCTATTAACATCACTCAAGTTCACCGTAATTTAGTTGGTGGAGCAACTCTTCCTGATATTCCTGGTGCTCAACTTCTGGATGAAATTATCGAAACCCGAGCCGACGGAAAAACTCCATTGATTGTATTGCTCATTCAAATATTTGCATCTTactttgcatatatatttggaaaatttgcTTGCAAGATCTGCATCCAAGGATTTTCGTTTGCCTTTCCTGTTAATCTAACTGTTCCTGTTACAATTTCTCTTCTTATCTCCGCTTGTGGTATTCGAAATGATGATCCTTGTTGGTTTAAAGGACATATTCCAGAATACCTTTACTTTGAATGCCCTCAAGGAGACTTTTTGAacgattttatttcaaatcagCATGCTTGGATTTGGTTGATATGGTTATTATCTCAGACTTGGATCACAGTTCATATTTGGATTCCCCATTGTGAACGTTTGGCTCCGACTGAAAAGATTTTTGTGACACCCATGTACTGCTCTTTTCTAACGGACCAATCTCTTTGTCTTAACCGTAGAAGGGACGATGAGGGTGAAGTGAAGACGGAGGAACTAGAGTTGGATCGAGTTGGTATGGAGGACAATGATATTTCCCAATATTATGAAACTATTTCTATACACACGGAGGGTAGCAACTCAAATacgacaaaaacaaaaacatctgATTCAATTACGAGAATCTATGCTTGTGCTACTATGTGGCATGAAACCAAATCTGAAATGATGCAAATGATGAAATCCCTCTTCAGAATGGATGAGGATCAATCTGCAAGGAGAGTTGCACAGAAATATCTCAAGGTTGTTGATACGGACTACTATGAATTTGAAA CTCATATTTTCTTTGATGATGCCTTTGAAATTAGTGATGTTTGTGATGATTGGATGCAAGTGAATCAGTTCGTGCGTATGTTTGTGGAATGTGTTGATGAGGCTGGCTCATACGTTCATCAAACAAATATTAGACTAAGACCTCCTAAAAAGATACCTACTCCATATGGAGGTCGATTGGTATACACGCTTCCAGGAAAAACCAAGATGATTGTTCACATGAAAGACAAAATGAAGATTCGTCACAAAAAGCGTTGGTCTCAATGCATGTACATGTACTATTTGCTTGGACATCGACTTATGGAACTTCCCATCTCTGTGGATCGTAAAGAAATTTTGGcagaaaatacttatattctAACTCTTGATGGTGACATTGATTTCCAACCTCCTGCTGTAACCTTACTGGTAGATTTAATGAAGAAGAACAGGAATTTGGGAGCTGCTTGCGGACGTATTCACCCCGTTGGATCTGGACCCATGGCTTGGTATCAAATTTTCGAATATGCTATTGGTCATTGGCTTCAAAAAGCAACGGAGCATATGATTGGATGTGTCATGTGTAGTCCTGGATGTTTTTCATTGTTTCGAGGTAAAGCACTTATGGATGATAACGTTATGAGGAGATATACCACAAAATCGGAAGAACCAAGGCATTACGTACAGTACGATCAAGGAGAAGATAGATGGCTTTGCACACTTCTTCTTCAAAGAGGATATCGTGTAGAATACTCAGCCGCTTCAGATGCTTACACTCATTGCCCTGAAGGTTTTAACGAATTTTTCAATCAAAGAAGACGCTGGGTACCATCTACAATTgcgaatatttttgatttacttttGGATTATAAGGCGACAGTCAAAATCAACGACAACATTTCTTTACCCTACATTTGGTATCAGGTCATGTTGATGAGTGGAACTATTATTGGACCAGGAACTATATTTCTTATGTTGGTTGGAGCTTTTGTGGCAGCCTTTAGAATTTCAAATTGGATATCTTTTTACTACAATTTGATTCCCATCGTTGTATACACTGTGGTTTGTCTGACTTGTAAATCCAAATGGCAATTGGCTCTTTCTGgaattttatcgacattttatGCTCTTGTTATGATGGCTGTAATTGTTGGTACTGCATTACAATTGGGGGAGGACGGTGTTGGATCTCCTTCCGCAATGTTTCTTATATCTATGTGTTCATCATTCTTAATTGCTGCATTCCTTCATCCACAAGAATTTTGGTGTATAGTTCctggattaatttatttactctgCATACCTTCTATGTACTTGCTCCTTATCATTTACTCCATCACAAATTTGAACGTTGTATCCTGGGGAACTCGTGAGGTTCAAGCCAAAAAGACTAAAAAAGAGCTTGAGGCTGAAAAGAAAATGGCTTCTGTTCAGCAAACCAAGGCACGCAAAGAAGGACTTTGGGGGATGCTCATCAACGGAAACGACGGAaatcaagaagaagaaggtggaATAGACTTTTCAATTGGTAATGTTCTTAGACTTATGATGTTCACACACAAGAAGGACACTCAGGAAAGAGAACAATTGGTTCGAATTGCAGATTCTTTGGATGTTTTAAATAAGAGATTGGACAATATTGAAGG AAATATGACTGAATCTCATGGTGGACATAAAGGTGAAAGACGGCGTAAATCTTCTCGTCTCTCTGGTCGGGGAGGTACCAACTCTGAGACATTAACTGGAATGTCAGACAATGGGGATGCTGTCGATTTAGAATCACAAGAAGATGAGAGTAGACTCTCCGAGCCCAGCGAAGAAAGAGATGATTTGATCAATCCTTATTGGGTAGAAGACAGGGATATGGGACGTGGGGAAGTAGACTATTTATCTGGAGTTGAAGTACAATTTTGGAAGGacttgattgaaaaatatttgaaacctCTTGATGCTGACTCTAAGAAAGAGGCCCTTATGGCTCAGGGATTAAAAGAACTCAGAAACAAAGCCGTCTTTTTCTTTGCCATGTTCAATGCACTTTTTGTTCTCATTGTTTTTATGCTAACTCTTCACAAGGATGTCCTTCATATTGATTGGCCTTTTGGAGCAAAAGTGGAAATTTACATCTCAGAAGACGACGAacag GCAATTGTAGGCGTGGAATATTTACATCTGGAGCCCATTGGTATTGtccttgtatttttcttttttgccatTATCTTAATCCAATTCGTTGCAATGTTGTTCCATCGTTTTGGAACAATCTCACATATATTGGCTTCAACGGATTTGAGTTGTTGTGCTAAAAAAGAGGATGTACTCTCAGATGAGGCActcattgaaaaaaatgcaGTAGCTATCGTAAAACAGATGCAAAAGCTACGTGGCATAGATGGAGAATATGAAAGTGAATCCAATTCGAGTAATCGTCTAGCACATAGAAGAACAATTCATATGTTGGAGAAAAACCGAAACAAGAAACGAGCTATTGGAACTTTGGATGTTGCATTCAAGAAAAGATTTTTCGCACTTTCTGGCGGTGGAGCTGAGCCTGAAGGTGGAAAACCTAGTC AAACCCCTATCTTGGGTCACAAATTACCAATGCGGAGAGAGACTCTCAAAGCCTTAGAAAATTGTAGAGATAACGTGATAACAGAAAGAAAGCAATCAAAGATGCAAACCCTTGGGGCTAACAATCCCTACAACAACACAAAAGATAAACATCGTCCTTCAACTAAGCTTACAGGAGACACTGTTGGAGCGATTTTCTCCAATGGAGGAGTGGATAATTTAGGTTATGATGCCAATGCAACAGTAAACAATACATCATCAGCTACTGATGATGATACTTCCTCAACTCCTAGAAATTCTAATAAACTAAGATCATCCATTTCCTGGAAGGACAGAGGTGCCAATGCGGGCCTTGGTGGAGGAATTGTATCTTCCGACCAAAATTCTACATCTGCTGCTTCAAAGATGTAA